GGGCCGAGGCCGACGGTGCGGCTGGGATAGTCGAAGTACACCGGGAAGATCGGGATCTCCGCGCCGTGGGCGATCTTCCAGAAGCCGACCTTCCACTTCTCCACGCGCTTGCGCGTGCCTTCGGGGGTGATCACGTACCACATGCGCGGCGCCTCGCGGATCAGCGCCACCGCCTGCTCGACCACGCCGCGCGGCGACTTGCGGTCCAGCGGGATGCCGCCGAGCTTGCGCAGCAGCGGCCCCAGCGGCCACCAGAACAGCTGGGTCTTGCCGAGCACGCGCACCTCGAAACCGACCGCGAACTTGACCGCGAAGCCCAGGAACCCGTCCCAGTTGGATGAGTGCGGGGCGACGATCATCACCAGCTTCGGCACGTCCGGGAACTCGCCCACCACCCGCCAGCCGGTCAGGCGCAGCGCGGTGCGGCCGAGCCAGCGGCCGAACCGGCTGGGCTTGACCATCGGCATGTTCGGGGTCGCGGGCGGCAACGGAAAATCGCGTTCGGTCAAAAGTCACTCCCAGCGGCCGGGCGAGCGGCCGCGTTTGATCTGGCTGCGCTCGCGCTTGGCGTCCAGGCGCCGCAGCTTGGCGCCGTGCGAGGGTTTGGTGGCGATGCGCCGCTTCGGCACCGACAGCCCGGCGGCGATGAACTCGGCCAAGCGCTGGCGCGCATCGTCGCGGTTGCGGTCCTGGGTGCGGAAGCGCTGCGCGTCGATCACCAGCACGCCCTCGGCGGTGATGCGGCGATCGCGCCGCGCCAGCAAGCGTGCGCGCAGCGGCTCGGGCAACGACGGCGAGCCGGCCAGGTCGAAACGCAGCTCCACCGCGGTGGAGACCTTGTTGACGTTCTGCCCGCCGGCGCCGCTGGCGCGCACGAAGCGCTCGACGATTTCGCTTTCCGGAATCGCCAGGCTGCTCGAGATGTGGATGGCCCCGTTACCCATCGGCGAATTGTAGGGCATCCGCCAGACGGCTTGATTTCCGGCGGCCCACGGCCTGAATGGCCGGGCGCAGGCAGCATCGGCGACGGCAACCATCGCCTGGTTCGCTTCAAGCGGGCGCGCGCCTACCCGAACGTGCCGCCTGCCGCCGTCTCAGAGCCAGGTCCTGTGCAGCTTGGCGCGCCCATGCAGCAGATCGGCGACAAGCATCAACGCCGACCCATGGCACGCAGGCGAACACGCCGCCATTCGCCGGGCACAAGCAGTCCCTGGCGCGGGCCTTGCGCCGCTTTCGACAGCGCCGACCCGTTCCCGCACGAGGTCGCCGAGCTGCCGCGCCATCTCGAGCAGGTCCCCTCGCGCGTCGCCCGCAGGACCCGTCGAAGAGCCGGAAGGCCGGTTTGCCGCAAGCGCGCAGACGCCGAGGCCACGGCGATTCCCGTATCCTGGCCGCCGGTCATAGCCCTGCAGGACGCTCGATGAACCCGACCCCGTCGCTTTCCCGTTCCTGGCCGCAGCGCCTGCTGCTGGCCGCGCTGCTGGCCCTGGCCGCGTCGCCCGCGCTGGCCGAGCCGCCCAGCGACGGCGACGTCAACCGCCTGCTGTCCGCCTCGCGCGCGCAGAACATGCTCGACAGCATGCTGCCGCAGATCGAGGCGATGCAGCGCCAGCAGTTCGCGCAGCTGACCGCGCAGCGCCCGCTCGATGCGGCGCAGCAGCAGAAAGTGCAGCAGATCCAGGAGCGCACCCAGGCCACCGTGCGCAAGGCGCTGTCGTGGCAGGAAATGCGCCCGCTGTACGTGAGCCTGTACAAGCAGTCGTTCTCCAAGCAGGACGTGCTGGCGATGGCCGAGTTCTACGAGAGCCCGGCCGGCCAGAGCATGCTCGACAAGACCCCGCAGCTGATGCAGAACCTGATGGGCGCGATCCAGCAGAAGATCACCCCGCTGTTCGCCGACCTGCAGAAGGACCTGGAGCAGACGGTCGGCGCGCCGCCGCCGGCGGCGAAGCCCTAGCCTGCGGCGCACCGGCGCCGGCCTATCTCGCCGGCCGGCGCTGCGGTTGCGGTAGGAGCGTGCTGCTGCGCAAGGTGGCGCAGGCAGCGCCTGCGCCAGGCCACGCTGGCATCGCAGACGACGCGGTCCTGTAGGAGCGGCTTCAGCCGCGACGAATGCAGCGGCGCGCGTTCCGCTTGCAGCAAATCCGGAGCGAAAGATGCGCCGCCCGCACGTGACAGCCTAGGCCGCATGGACACCCTGTGGGAGCGACTTCAGTCGCGACGGGCATTGCCGGTAGAGCCCGTCGCGACTGAAGTCGCTCCCATGGGACGCTTCAACGGCTCTGGAAACCAGCTAAGTCGGTAGTGCCACTCCGCGCATCCACCATGTCGCGGCTGACGCCGCTCCTACAGGTAGGCTCCGCAACTGTAGGAACGCGCTAGCCGACAACGCCGCCCGACGCGTCCGCCACTCGTTCCGCACCACCCTGCCACGGTGCCGCCGACCAGCCGAACAACCCGAACGCGCGCACGAACTCCGCATCCAGCGGTGCGTTCACCTCGATCCGGCGCCCGTCCGGATGCGGGAACGCCAGGCGCTCGGCGTGCAGCAGCATGCGGTGCACGCCCTGCATGCGGAAGATGCGGTTGTGGCGGCCGTCGCCATGGCTGGTGTCGCCGATCAGGTGGTGCGACAGGTGCTTGAGATGGCGGCGGATCTGGCGGAACCGTCCGGTCACCGGGCTGCAGCGCAGCAGCGCGTAGCGCGAGGTGCCGAACTCGCCCGACGGCACCTGCAGCTCGCCGCAGGCCAGGCGCTGGAAACGGGTCTGTGCCGGTTTCTTCAGCGGCTTGCCGGGACCGCCGTCGAGGTCGTGGTCGACGTCGAAGCGCTCCTCGGCCGGCCAGCCGCGGCAGATCGCCAGATAGTCCTTGTCCACCTCCCCGCCCATCAGCGCCTTGCCCAGCGCGCTGGCGGTGTCGCGGTCGAACGCCAGCAGCAGGCAACCGCTGGTGGCGCGGTCGAGCCGGTGCACCAGAAAGATCGGCCGCCCCAGTTGCGCGCGCAGGCGATCGGCAAGGAAATCGTCCTCGCCGCGGGCGAGCTTGCTGTCGTGGACCATCAGCCTGGCCGGCTTGTCGACCACGGCCAGGAAGGGGTCCAGATAGAGGATCTGCAGGGAATCGGGGGAGGTGCTCACTACCGGATTATCCGTGCCCGGCGGCCCCGACCACAACGCATGCGTCACGCTGCGTCCCATGCCGGGCCGTTGACGCCGCCGTGCCGCGGTTCGACGATGGCCTTCCCCCACGTTGCGGAGTGCCTCCATGAAACGCTGGCTGCTGGTCTCGCTGCTGACCGTCGTTCCACTGGCGCATGCGCTGGAATTGCCCTACGACGCCGCCGCCGACGCCAAGGCGCAGGTGCGACAGGCGCTGGCCGCCGGCAAGAAGGCGCACAAGCCGACCCTGCTGATCTTCGGCGCCAACTGGTGCGGCGACTGCCGCGCGCTCGACGCCTCGCTGCACACGGCCAGGAACGCGGCCCTGGTCAACGCGCACTTCGAAGTGGTCAAGATCGATGTCGGCAACTTCGACCACAACCTGGAGCTGAGCCAGGCCTACGGCGATCCGATCCAGAAAGGGATCCCGGCCGCGGTGGTGATCGGCGCCGACGGCAAACCGGTCTACACCACCAAGGCCGGCGAACTGGCCAATGCGCGCAAGATGAGCGATCAGGGCATCTACGACTTCTTCGCCAAAGCGGCCGGGGTGCCGGCAGGGCACTGAGCCTCGCGGCCGCAGGGAGGCGATCAGGCCGCCTGTCAGCCCGGTCGCCTTGGCGCGGCCGACGTCGCTAGCGCCGCAGCCACGCCGAAAGCAGGCTGGCCGCGCCGAGGCCGCCGGCGATCCACGCCCAGATCGAGGCCCCGCCGAGCTGCGGGCCGCCGGCGTCGAGCGCGTACAGCAGCGCCGCGACGGTGAGCAGGCCCACGCCGCTGATCGCGGTGACCACGCGGCGCTGCATGCGCAGCAGGATCACGTTGAGTTCGAACAGGTCGCGCGAGCGCATCGACAGTTCGTGGCGGCCTTCCACCTGCTGGCGCAGCCAGCCGTGGATCAGGCGCGGCATGTCCGGCGCGTGGGTCATGATTTCCGGCAGCCGCTTGCGCAGTTCGTGCAGCGCGCGCTGCGGGCTGTAGCGCTCGATCAGGATGCGCTCAAGCACCGGCCGCGCCACCGCCCAGATGTCCAGTTCCGGATCCAGCTGGCGACCCACGCCTTCGATGTTGAGCAGGGTCTTCTGCAGCAGGATCAGCTGCGGCTGCAGGGTCAGCTGGTAGCGCTGGGCGACGCGGAACAGCTTGATCAGCACCTCGGCCAGCGAGATCTGCGACAGCGGCCGGGTGAAGTACGGTTCGCACACCGAACGCGCCGCCGCTTCCAGTTCGTCGATGCGCACGTTGGCCGGCATCCAGCCCGCCTCCACGTGCAGCTCGGCCATGCGCCGGTAATCCTTGTTGAAGATGGCCATGAAGTTCTCGGCCAGGTAGTACTGATCTTCCTGCGACAGCTGGCCCATGATGCCGAAGTCCAGCGCGATGAAGCGCGGGTTGATCCGCCGCGCCGGATCGCTGTCGACCCAGATGTTGCCGGCGTGCGCATCGGCGTGGAAGAAATTGTCGCGGAACACCTGCGTGTAGAACACGCGCACGCCCTTGGCCGCCAGCGCCTTGCGGTCGATGCCGGCGGCGTCGAGCGAGGCGATGTCGTCCGACGGGATGCCGCGCACCCGTTCCAGGGTCAGCGCGCGCTCGGCGGTGTGGCTCCAGATCACCTCCGGCACGTACAGGTCGTCCGAATGCAGCCAGAAGCGGCGCAGCACGCTGGCGTTGGCGCCTTCGCGCTGCAGGTCCAGTTCCGCGGCCAGGGTGGTCTCGATCTCGGCGACCACCTCGCGCGGGCGGATCTTGTCGGCGCGCGGATGCGCGCGGTCGACCAGCGCCGCGGCGGACTTGAGCAGCGCGATATCCGCGCCGATCTGCCGCTCGATGTCCGGGCGCAGCACCTTGACCACCACTTCGCGGCCGTCGTGCAGCGTCGCCGCATGCACCTGCGCGATCGAGGCCGAGGCCAGCGGCGTGGTATCGAAGCTGGCGAAGGCCACCGCGATCGGCTGCCCCAGCGCCTGCTCGACGATGCGCCGCGCCGCCTCGCCGTCGAACGGGCGCACCCGGTCCTGCAGCAGGGTCAGTTCCTCGGCCACGTCCGGCGGCATCAGGTCGCGGCGGGTGGACAGGATCTGCCCGAACTTGACGAAGATCGGGCCCAGGTCCTGCAGCGCCAGGCGCAGCCGCGCACCGCGCGACTGCGCGGCGATGTCCGGGCTGGCGCGCGGCACGAACGGTTTGGCCAGGCGCAGCCAGCGCTCGGCCGGCGTGCCGTCGAGCAGGTCGTCCAGGCGGTAGCGCAGGATCACCCGGCCGATGCGGCTGGCGCGGAACATCGCCTTCATGCGCCGCGCTCCGGCGACAGCCTGGCCACGCGCGCGGCCAGGCGCTCGATGTCGTCGCGCACCGCATCGACGTCGTCGTAGAACGCCTCCAGCTCCGCGCGCGCGACCACGTCGCGCGATTCCTCGGTGACGAACTCGGCCGCGCTCTGCGCCAGGTCCTGCGCGCCGCGCTGGGCCTGCTGCAACGCCGCGCGCGCCGCGTTGGCGAACTGCACGCCGAGCACGTCGCCGAACACCTGGGTGAACGGCCGCTGCCAGTCCGGATCGAAACGCCCCGCCAACTGCTGCAGGCGCCGCGCCAGTTCGGCGTCGCCGGACACCCGCACCCGTCCGCCGGGGCTGGCGCCGCGCCGCGCCTGGGCCAGGAACGGCAGCTGCGCGAACAGCCCGCCGAGGGTGCTGCGCACCGCCAGGTCGGGTTCCTGCGCCGTATCCACGGGGCCGACCTGCAGACGCGTGCCGTCCACGCGGATCTGCAGCGCCAGCGCCGGCGCCTCCAGGGTCAGCGCCACGCGCTGGCCGTCGAGGCCGCGCAGCGCTTCGCGGGTGTCCGGGTCCAGCGCCAGCGCGCGGTTGAGCGCCGCTTCCAGCGCGCGGCCGGCCAGGGGCTTGAGGGCATC
This sequence is a window from Xanthomonas sp. CFBP 8443. Protein-coding genes within it:
- a CDS encoding lysophospholipid acyltransferase family protein, producing the protein MTERDFPLPPATPNMPMVKPSRFGRWLGRTALRLTGWRVVGEFPDVPKLVMIVAPHSSNWDGFLGFAVKFAVGFEVRVLGKTQLFWWPLGPLLRKLGGIPLDRKSPRGVVEQAVALIREAPRMWYVITPEGTRKRVEKWKVGFWKIAHGAEIPIFPVYFDYPSRTVGLGPLFHTSADMHADIAAIRTWYRPWRGKHRDTL
- the arfB gene encoding alternative ribosome rescue aminoacyl-tRNA hydrolase ArfB, producing MGNGAIHISSSLAIPESEIVERFVRASGAGGQNVNKVSTAVELRFDLAGSPSLPEPLRARLLARRDRRITAEGVLVIDAQRFRTQDRNRDDARQRLAEFIAAGLSVPKRRIATKPSHGAKLRRLDAKRERSQIKRGRSPGRWE
- a CDS encoding DUF2059 domain-containing protein, which codes for MNPTPSLSRSWPQRLLLAALLALAASPALAEPPSDGDVNRLLSASRAQNMLDSMLPQIEAMQRQQFAQLTAQRPLDAAQQQKVQQIQERTQATVRKALSWQEMRPLYVSLYKQSFSKQDVLAMAEFYESPAGQSMLDKTPQLMQNLMGAIQQKITPLFADLQKDLEQTVGAPPPAAKP
- a CDS encoding pseudouridine synthase, encoding MGRSVTHALWSGPPGTDNPVVSTSPDSLQILYLDPFLAVVDKPARLMVHDSKLARGEDDFLADRLRAQLGRPIFLVHRLDRATSGCLLLAFDRDTASALGKALMGGEVDKDYLAICRGWPAEERFDVDHDLDGGPGKPLKKPAQTRFQRLACGELQVPSGEFGTSRYALLRCSPVTGRFRQIRRHLKHLSHHLIGDTSHGDGRHNRIFRMQGVHRMLLHAERLAFPHPDGRRIEVNAPLDAEFVRAFGLFGWSAAPWQGGAERVADASGGVVG
- a CDS encoding thioredoxin family protein translates to MKRWLLVSLLTVVPLAHALELPYDAAADAKAQVRQALAAGKKAHKPTLLIFGANWCGDCRALDASLHTARNAALVNAHFEVVKIDVGNFDHNLELSQAYGDPIQKGIPAAVVIGADGKPVYTTKAGELANARKMSDQGIYDFFAKAAGVPAGH
- the ubiB gene encoding ubiquinone biosynthesis regulatory protein kinase UbiB, translating into MKAMFRASRIGRVILRYRLDDLLDGTPAERWLRLAKPFVPRASPDIAAQSRGARLRLALQDLGPIFVKFGQILSTRRDLMPPDVAEELTLLQDRVRPFDGEAARRIVEQALGQPIAVAFASFDTTPLASASIAQVHAATLHDGREVVVKVLRPDIERQIGADIALLKSAAALVDRAHPRADKIRPREVVAEIETTLAAELDLQREGANASVLRRFWLHSDDLYVPEVIWSHTAERALTLERVRGIPSDDIASLDAAGIDRKALAAKGVRVFYTQVFRDNFFHADAHAGNIWVDSDPARRINPRFIALDFGIMGQLSQEDQYYLAENFMAIFNKDYRRMAELHVEAGWMPANVRIDELEAAARSVCEPYFTRPLSQISLAEVLIKLFRVAQRYQLTLQPQLILLQKTLLNIEGVGRQLDPELDIWAVARPVLERILIERYSPQRALHELRKRLPEIMTHAPDMPRLIHGWLRQQVEGRHELSMRSRDLFELNVILLRMQRRVVTAISGVGLLTVAALLYALDAGGPQLGGASIWAWIAGGLGAASLLSAWLRR
- a CDS encoding SCP2 sterol-binding domain-containing protein, whose product is MPGSPFDALKPLAGRALEAALNRALALDPDTREALRGLDGQRVALTLEAPALALQIRVDGTRLQVGPVDTAQEPDLAVRSTLGGLFAQLPFLAQARRGASPGGRVRVSGDAELARRLQQLAGRFDPDWQRPFTQVFGDVLGVQFANAARAALQQAQRGAQDLAQSAAEFVTEESRDVVARAELEAFYDDVDAVRDDIERLAARVARLSPERGA